The genomic stretch GATCAAAGGAGAAGGGACCGACACCGACACGGGCCGGAAGCGTTAGGACTTCGTTCGCCCACGCAGTCCATATCGTCTCGGATTCTGTCACTTGATTGAGGAACCACTCGCGCTGGGATTCACCGAGCATCGTATCAGCAGGATCTTTATTGACATAACAGAACGGTATCCAGTCGGGAAAGAGATTCGTCAACCGCTCGGGAAAACGAGTTTCCGCACAGTTCGGCCCCGGCTTGGTTTTGAAAAGGCGTTCATCCGTCACAACCAATGTGAGCAGGTCTCCGAACTGGAAGGTGCGATAGATCTCAAGCATTTTGTTGAGGCGGTCGGCAGTTGGGTCGAACGTGGCGCGAGTCGGTGTGTACTCCCACCACGCTTTGAGCGCTCCTTTGACGAGACGATGCATCTGTTCGGGATCGTCATTGAGGGGATGGTCCGGCGCTCTCGGGGTGCCTGTTGCATCCCAGTAGATGTCGTTGACGAACTCGTGGTCATCCCAGGTGAAAATTCGTGTATGGTTTTCGAGCGCCCGCTGCAGGAACCGATCCGAATGATACGTTCGGTAGAGGTATCGGTAATCCTCAAGGCTAGAAGCGCGTTCATACCCGCTGGGGAGGTCCAGCGTGCGGTGCGGATACTCCTTACTCCCTGCTCGCCGTTCTTCGTATTCATAGATGAAATCTCCGAGATCGAGGATAAAGTCGATGTCCTCAGCGGCGATATGGTGATAGGCACCGAAGTTTCCATACAAATAGTCTTGGCAGGTGACAACGGCAAATCGAAGATGTTCCGGTGTCGAATCTCGCTCGGGCAGCGTCCGGAAACGGCCAGACGGACTCGTGACGCCGTCGTAGTGAAATCGATAGCAGTACTGGTGGTCCGCTTCGAGTTCTACCACTGAGGCGTCAAGATCTACTTTGATGGTGTGATCGTGTGCAGGGGTTATCTCTCCAGTTTCGACGGATGTAAGTCCCGACGTATCAGTGAAGGCCTCATCTTCAGCTATCTCTACAAAAAGTGATGTCCTCTCGTTATAGGCCTCGGGAGCGACCCGCGTCCACAGAATCGCGCCTTCCGGAGACGGGTCGCCACTCGCTACGGATTGAGGGAACACTGTTTCCGAGCGCTCATCACTCCCCTTGATCCGGGCGTCATCGATATCGGGGACAGTGGTTGATGTCACCGGTGGATTTAGATCAGACTCCATTACTGAGGGGGTAATAGTGCTGATAGTATTAAACTAGACCCATCGTTTTGCCCGTAGTGTCCGCCAGAGATTTCGTCGGCGCTATCTGCCTGATGGTTAATCAAGTGAGACGGGAACTTGCTCAGGATGATGTTACTGATGTGCGAGCGAATTGTTAACCACGACATGGATACGGGGTGTCGCTGAACAGTTCGAGATCCGCTCTTGCTCAACGTAGCGAAATGACGCCAGCCTGGGCAAAAGGGTTCCCTATCGCGCCGTCAATCCTGTCACTCATC from Halococcus agarilyticus encodes the following:
- a CDS encoding alkaline phosphatase D family protein; the encoded protein is MESDLNPPVTSTTVPDIDDARIKGSDERSETVFPQSVASGDPSPEGAILWTRVAPEAYNERTSLFVEIAEDEAFTDTSGLTSVETGEITPAHDHTIKVDLDASVVELEADHQYCYRFHYDGVTSPSGRFRTLPERDSTPEHLRFAVVTCQDYLYGNFGAYHHIAAEDIDFILDLGDFIYEYEERRAGSKEYPHRTLDLPSGYERASSLEDYRYLYRTYHSDRFLQRALENHTRIFTWDDHEFVNDIYWDATGTPRAPDHPLNDDPEQMHRLVKGALKAWWEYTPTRATFDPTADRLNKMLEIYRTFQFGDLLTLVVTDERLFKTKPGPNCAETRFPERLTNLFPDWIPFCYVNKDPADTMLGESQREWFLNQVTESETIWTAWANEVLTLPARVGVGPFSFDPSDQAWDGYESEREEIMYRIKYGGVENFITLTGDMHTYLAGYQRLNYPSPMQNWITKADPQTEQSRRVGVELMTPAMTSINIAEKFREEFTKRIPQAYRDRFPTLSEQLSDHVGRGIEGLFSAAVQRFMPHIKAFNSHSWGYSIVDVTRKDCIHRAYSVDKTVNTPDAEKHLINALRIPTGRIEIEQLSDSPRHSKE